Below is a genomic region from Erythrobacter aureus.
ACGCTTGCCCGAAGTCGACTCCATGGATGGCTACGCCAACGATGAGGCCAACGATCACGTTGATACCTGTGATCAGAAGGCCTGCAATGGCGTCACCCTTCACGAATTTCGAGGCACCATCCATCGCGCCGAAGAAACCGCTTTCGGCTTCCAACTCCTGTCGACGGGTACGAGCCTGCTCTTCATTGATCATTCCGGCGCCGAGATCGGCGTCGATAGCCATCTGCTTGCCAGGCATGGCATCGAGGCTAAAGCGAGCAGCGACTTCTGCGATGCGGCCGGCACCCTTGGTGATCACAACGAAGTTGATGACAACGAGAATGATGAAGATCGTCAGGCCGACCACAACCTCGCCTCCAATAAGGAAGTCGCCGAATGCGGCGATCACGCCGCCGGCGGCCTGAGGCCCTTCGTGGCCATGCCCGAGGATAAGACGCGTCGAAGCGAGATTGAGTCCCAGCCGTAGCATCGTGGCAATGAGCAAGATTGTAGGGAAGGCCGAAAGCTGCAGCGGCTTCTCGATGAACAGCGCGGTCATGAGGATCATCACCGAGAAGGTGATGGACAACGCCAAGCCGAAATCGAGCATCCAGCCGGGCATCGGCAGGATGAGCATCGAGATGATCGAAATTACGCCGATGGCGAGGACGAGGTCGCGATTGGCACCGATACGATCGAGGAAGGTGTAGAACTGCTGCGGCATGATTATTGTTTTCCGGTCAGCTTAGTTTGCAGGAATGACGTCGATGCCTTCGTCGACGTATGTTTTGATCTTGTTGCGCATCGTGCGGACTGAGATGCCGAGAATGGAGGAGGCGGAAGTCCTGTTGCCATTATGCTTCTCAAGGGTCCGGAGAATGAGGGCGCGTTCGACGTCCTCCATCTTGCGGCCGACCAGTCCACTTACTTCAAGCTGACCAGATTGCACGGCGAGGTTAGCGTATTCAGCGAGAGGCGTTCCATCAGCGTGAACTAGGTGCTCAGGCGAGATAGGACCGTCCGCGGAGAGAAGCATCGCGCGGTGGATGGTCTCCTCAAGTTCCCGGATGTTGGCAGGCCAGTTGTAAGCCCGAAGAATATCAAGCGCCTCTTCGGAGAGGTCACGGAATGGGATGCCGTTAGCCTGGGCGACCTGCTGTGAAAAATGGCAAGCGAGGGCGGGGATGTCGTCTGCACGCTCCCGAAGCGCAGGCAGTTTCACCTCGGCAAGGGCGAGACGGGCAAGCAGGTCTGCGCGGAACTGACCTTGCGCAACGGCTTGAGGCAAATCACGCGAGGTGCTGGCGATAAAGCGAGCGGAGAAGGGGACTGACGCGGCGCCGCCAAGTCGCTTGAAGGAGCCAGCGCGCAAGGCATCCATAAGGTCGGCCTGCAAGGCGGGCGATACCGAACCAATTCCTCGGAGGAATACGGTCCCGCCAGCTGCCTCTTCGAGGCGTCCGACGCGCTGTGCGACGGCACCCTCAAATGCTCCAGTTTCGTGACCGAACAATTCCGAGGCGAGCATTTCGGGCGAGATGCCCTGGCACTCGACACTGACGAAATGACCGTTGCAACGGGATGCCGCGTGAATTGCGCGGGCCATCACTTCCTTGCCCACTCCCATTTCCCCGCGAATGAGGATGGGAGCCTTCGACACGGCCATGGAGATCCCGAATTCTACTGCTTGGGTCAGGGTAGGATTCGAGCCAATCATGTGGAAACGCCTATGAGCAACCGACATGATCGCAGCAGCGATAAGCTC
It encodes:
- a CDS encoding sigma-54-dependent transcriptional regulator; its protein translation is MDGSLSAPVRMLMVGPPNGTFRLAAEMAARAGAVVTMADDAATGLAQMRKAGGDLVLMDVDLEVGAFIASLNEERMATPVIACGVDAPAARAVAAVRAGARDYLPLPPQQELIAAAIMSVAHRRFHMIGSNPTLTQAVEFGISMAVSKAPILIRGEMGVGKEVMARAIHAASRCNGHFVSVECQGISPEMLASELFGHETGAFEGAVAQRVGRLEEAAGGTVFLRGIGSVSPALQADLMDALRAGSFKRLGGAASVPFSARFIASTSRDLPQAVAQGQFRADLLARLALAEVKLPALRERADDIPALACHFSQQVAQANGIPFRDLSEEALDILRAYNWPANIRELEETIHRAMLLSADGPISPEHLVHADGTPLAEYANLAVQSGQLEVSGLVGRKMEDVERALILRTLEKHNGNRTSASSILGISVRTMRNKIKTYVDEGIDVIPAN